TATGACATTTGGTATTCGAATGTTTGGAGAGATAGCATTCGgcattcaaatgtttggaaaaaTGACATTCGGAATTGAAATGTTTGAAGTGATGATATTcgaaattcaaatgtttggagtgatgACATCGTAAATCAAATTTTCGAAGTAGTTGAAATGGAATAAAAATGTTTCAAGAGATAACATTCCGAATTTAAATGTTTGGAGTAATGACATTCGGTATTgaaatgtttggaaagataGCATTCGGTGttcaaatgtttggaagaatGACATTCGGAATTCATATGTTTGAATTGATGGCATTCGGAATCCAAATGTTTGCAGTGATGATATTCGGAAATCAAATATTCGGAGTAAAGAAAtccggaattcaaatgtttggagagATGAAATTCGGTATTGAAATGCTTGAAAAAATGACgttcggaattcaaatgtttggagagATGACATTCGGTACTCAAATTTCTTGCCAGATGGTTTACTTTGCCGCAAGCTTAGTCTTGTTTTAGCTGTGACAATACGGTGATCAGATCCCACAGAACAGAAGGTGTTATATGCTTCACAGTTTAAAGCACTATTTTTCCATTTGTTGTTTATTAGGATATAATCTATTTGACATTTGGCTCCAGATGGTGATGTATGAGTCCAAAGCTTACCTTCGCGCTTTTTAAAACTGGTGTTCAGCGGTTTGAGATTGCATTCTAACACGTAGTTTAGGAGTAGTTGCCCATTCTCGTTGGTGTTTGTGTTGTAGACTGACCCCTTAGCATCACTTGCACCAATCTTTCCATTCATATCTCCGCCAATTAGTAAGACACTGTGTTTGGGAACAGCCTTAGTCAGTTCTGATAATTCTGCATAGAATTCCTCTCTGTCGTCAACGTTAGATACATTGGTAGGGCTGTAGCAGGATATGACAGTAACAGCAGGATTTCCAATGAAAGTGGCAATGAGAGTCCTTGGATTGATGGTTTCTACCGAGTTCAGTGCTTTGTGTGCTTTCGGACTGAGAAGTAAGCCAACACCTCGTATTGTTGAGTTATTTGTAGCCTTTTCAGCGAAAGATGTGATCATAACCCAACCTTTCTTCATGTCATGGTACTTCAACTCGATGTCATCATGGTAGATCCGATGTTCTTGGATACATGACATCAATGTTCTGTTCCTGAGGTAGTGCAGTTAGTTCACCTGTCTTTCCAACGGAGCTCAGAGTGCGACAGTTGAAAGTTGAAACAAGAGTAGTCTTTCTACACTTACAAAGCCGGCAATCCTTCGAAATGTTTTGGCCAGTAGCATTCTTTTCGATCCCAGCCTGACATCCCACTGGGGGACGCGCTCCTTGGTGACCCACGCGACGAGCAATGTGGTATGAAGAAGTTGTAGAATTGCTGGTCATGTTGTTTTTCAATTGCTTCCACACTTCCAAGAGGAAGTACGATTCAGTACTAGTGGTCGCAACTCCTACTAGTAACCGCAGTTTTCTACTAATGAGAAATGGTTGGTCCATACCGTTGTGTTTAACAGTGTCATTCATCATCCGCCATTGATCAAAACCTAAATAGCCATAATATCTGTCTGCCGGTATTTGCGTATCAGTGCCacacagcgtgcaaagaaagtactgtccgacagcccggggctagtggattttgctatcgggctagtgaattctgtttttaacttgcccgacgggctagtgatgttttatgaggaatttgaataacagaagaacaaaacgtttttggggctagttgaaatgacgtctgggcaagtaaatgctagcttcagcttgcccgaatggcaagctgtaaaaatgattttctttgcaccctggccACAGAAGAGCTGCTGCCCACTCCTGGATTTTTTGTCATCGAGGTTTACTCCTCTAGTTGATTAAGATTTCGTCTGGTTCCTACCCTTCAACCTGTCTGGCATGGTTAAACCTGCCAGGAGACTTGCTCCCGCCAGCTTAGCTCTCCGGGTCATAGGAACACACAAGCTAATCCACCACGCCAAGGTACTTAATCAGCGgatcagaaaaaagaaaaaagaattctaaTATTTCGAAAGATAATATAAGAATTCCGATGTTTGGAAGTATAAGATAAGaaatctaatgtttggaagaataagttaagaattctaatgtttggaaggaaaagataagaattccagtgtttggaaggatgtgataaaaattccaatgtttggaagaatattatccgaattccaatgtttggaaggacaAGAAAAGAATTCTAATATTAGGAAGAATGGGATAAGAAtgccaatgtttggaaggacgAGATAAAAATTCTagtgtttggaagaataagataaaaattccagtgtttggaacgATAAAATACGAATTCTAATAATTGgaaggaaaagataaaaatcctaatgtttggaaagataagatacgaattccaatgtttggaaggatgggacaaaaattccagtgtttggaaggataacaTAGGAAATCTAATGTTAGGAAGAATAAGATaaaaattctaatgtttggaagaataagatatgaattctaatgtttggaaggataagataagaattctaatgcTTCGAAGGATAACATAAACATTCCAATGTTTCAAAGAATAAGATCAggattccaatgtttgaaagggcGAGAGAAGAATTCTAATATTTGGAAGAATGGGatgagaattccaatgtttggaaggatggGATAAAAATTCTagtgtttggaagaataagataaaaattccaatgtttggaaagataagataagaattctaatgtttgcaAGGATAGATAAGAATTGTAATCTTTGGAacgataagataagaattccaatggTTGTAAGGATGGGATAAAAACTgtaatgtttggaagaataagataCGAATTCTAATGTctggaaggataagataagaattccagtgtttggaagaataagataagaattccaatgttgggaaagataagataagaattctaattTATGGAAGGATACGATAAAAATTCCAATATTTGGAAAGATAACATAccaattctaatgtttggaagaataacagacgaaaactaatgtttggaagaaaagataagaaatttagtgtttggaaggataagataacaattctaatgtttggaaaaataacataaaagtCTTTATGTCTGGAAAAGTGGGATAAACATTCTAATGTTTacaagaaaaagataaaaattctaatgtttggaggATAAGATaacaattccaatgtttggaaggataagacaagaattctaatgtttgaaaggataagataagaattctaattTTTGGAAAGGTAAGATACGAATTGTAATCTTTGGAAGGGTAAGATAAAAatttctaatgtttggaagaataagataaggattccaatgtttggaaggataagataaaaactttaaatgtttggaaggatacaATAAAAATTCGAATGTTTCGAAGCATAAGATAAGATTTctagtgtttgaaaggataaaaaaaaaccaattGTAATGTTTacaaggataagataagaattctaacGTTTGAGagaataagatcagaattccactCTTTGCAAAAATAAGATAGGaaatctaatgtttggaagaataagataACTATTTTAGTGTTTGGAAGGATCAGATAAGAATGGTAATTTTTGAAAGGGTAAcataaaaattccaatgtttggaaggataacaTAGGAAATCTAATGTTTGGAAAAATAAGATAAGTATTCTAAtgtttaaaagaataaaataagaaTTGCAACGTTTAGAAGGATAAGTAAGAGTtataatgtttgaaaggataaaatAAGAATTCTACtatttggaaggataagataagaattccaaaGCTTCGAAGGAAACGATAAGAAATCTAATGTTTggaaaaataagataaaaattcTAATGTCTagaagataagataagaattgtaatgtttggaaggataagataagaattccaatgtttggaagcaTGCGATAAAAATGTTTGGAACGATAACATAGGAAATCTAATACTTGGAAAAATAAGATAAGTATTCTACTGTTTataagaataaaataacaattgCAATGTTAAGGATAAAgtaagaattctaatgtttgaaaGCACAAGATAACAATTGTAATGCTTagaagataagataagaattctaatgtttgggagaataagatcagaattccagtgtttggaagaataagataggaaatctaatgtttggaaaaataagataaaaatactaatgtttggaaggatgaGATAAAAATTTCAGTGTTTCGAAGGATAACATAGCAAatctaatgtttggaaaagtAAGACAAGTATTCTAATGTTTACaaagataaaataagaattGTAACGTTTAGAAGGATAAAgtaagaattctaatgtttgaaaggatatgACAAGagttccaatgtttggaaggataagataagaattccaatgtttaaaaggataaaataagaattctaatgtttggaggATGAGATGAGATTTgtaatgtttgaaaggataaggtaagaattccaatgtttgaaaggatgcgaTAAAAATTCCAGTGCTTGGAAGAATTACGTAAAACATCTAATGCTTGCAAAAATAAGATAAGAAGTCTACtgtttggaaggataaaatAAGAATTGTAATGTGTAGAAGGATAAAGTAAGAATTCtgatgtttgaaaggataagataaaaattctaatgtttggaaggataagataagaat
The sequence above is a segment of the Porites lutea chromosome 3, jaPorLute2.1, whole genome shotgun sequence genome. Coding sequences within it:
- the LOC140930275 gene encoding uncharacterized protein, with the translated sequence MSCIQEHRIYHDDIELKYHDMKKGWVMITSFAEKATNNSTIRGVGLLLSPKAHKALNSVETINPRTLIATFIGNPAVTVISCYSPTNVSNVDDREEFYAELSELTKAVPKHSVLLIGGDMNGKIGASDAKGSVYNTNTNENGQLLLNYVLECNLKPLNTSFKKREAMSWNLKFICSRCPNKKIREGHEN